A genome region from Timaviella obliquedivisa GSE-PSE-MK23-08B includes the following:
- the ylqF gene encoding ribosome biogenesis GTPase YlqF encodes MAPPIQWYPGHIAKAERALVEQLKKVDVVLEVRDARIPLATRHPQMEQWLNNKERVLVLNRVDMIPPQAQQDWTKWFKERGEHPYFANASQGKGVSNLSQATQNAGAKMNQRRHDRGMLSRPVRAVVIGFPNVGKSALINRLLNRRVVDSARRAGITRQLRWVRISDELELLDAPGVLPSKLMDQEAAIKLAICDDIGEASYDNQRVACALIDRIQQLYLEVPQILPKEPFSLRYRVAPEAMTGESYLEAVAEKKYQGDREKTARQFLNDFRKGVWGAIPLELPNF; translated from the coding sequence ATGGCTCCTCCCATTCAGTGGTATCCCGGTCACATTGCTAAAGCTGAAAGAGCCTTAGTTGAACAGCTTAAGAAGGTCGATGTGGTGCTCGAAGTTCGGGATGCTCGCATTCCTTTGGCAACTCGCCACCCGCAAATGGAGCAATGGCTCAATAACAAAGAACGAGTGCTGGTGCTAAACCGGGTGGATATGATTCCGCCGCAAGCGCAGCAAGACTGGACAAAGTGGTTTAAGGAGCGTGGCGAACACCCTTATTTTGCTAACGCTAGTCAGGGTAAGGGCGTTTCTAACCTCTCGCAGGCAACCCAGAATGCCGGGGCGAAGATGAATCAACGACGACACGATCGCGGGATGCTGTCTCGTCCGGTTCGCGCTGTGGTCATTGGGTTTCCTAACGTGGGCAAGTCGGCTCTGATTAACCGTTTGCTTAATCGTCGGGTGGTTGATAGCGCTCGACGAGCCGGGATTACGCGCCAACTCCGCTGGGTGAGAATTTCCGATGAACTGGAATTGCTAGATGCTCCGGGCGTTCTACCTTCTAAGCTGATGGATCAGGAGGCAGCTATAAAACTGGCAATTTGCGATGACATTGGCGAGGCATCTTACGATAACCAGCGCGTTGCTTGTGCCTTAATCGATCGCATTCAACAGCTTTACCTTGAAGTTCCTCAAATATTGCCCAAAGAGCCATTTTCATTACGCTATAGGGTTGCACCCGAAGCGATGACCGGAGAAAGTTACTTAGAAGCGGTGGCAGAGAAGAAGTATCAGGGCGATCGGGAGAAAACCGCCCGCCAATTTTTGAATGATTTTCGGAAAGGAGTTTGGGGCGCAATTCCGTTAGAATTACCCAATTTTTAA
- a CDS encoding MFS transporter, producing the protein MTAILGASKDEIRTSLKASTLDGVFASLFSNVTGGVLLTNFFLDMGANPTQIGILASVPMLCNLIQPIGAYFSERTTSRHFYCLWIYGISRSLWVGLAIAIFWVGRTPNAPALLIALTLGITLASSLLGALGSAPWLSWMAALVPRTLRGRYFSLRSSAANLTNLISVPLLGLIVTQWQGGSIQGYGVVLVVAIASGILSLWFQNFMVDVNPQNNSYFPVKVLPLEVNPSSSEDPLHPALVSPSQPQLTPAFWQDGNFLKFLLYFHLWTFSVSLSSPFFNVYMLNELKVDINHVTLYSSLAAGANLLVLLVCGQFADRIGNRPILLGAGIVFAIFPLLWLSAGINLWSVWLGLPLLHCISGGTSAAIDLCSNNFQLDIAPDRNQSTYFGVAAAVAGISGALGTTAGGFLAQFGYGGFLGLFVLSSVLRLGALLPLVFVHERQAV; encoded by the coding sequence CTGACTGCAATCCTCGGGGCTTCCAAAGATGAGATCCGCACCAGCCTCAAAGCCTCAACGCTAGATGGGGTTTTTGCCAGCCTATTTTCCAATGTGACGGGCGGCGTGCTACTGACCAACTTTTTTTTAGATATGGGCGCAAACCCAACTCAAATTGGCATCTTGGCATCCGTTCCCATGCTGTGCAATTTGATTCAGCCCATCGGCGCATACTTTTCAGAACGCACCACAAGCCGTCATTTCTATTGCCTTTGGATCTACGGTATTTCCCGATCGCTCTGGGTGGGCTTAGCGATCGCCATTTTTTGGGTTGGGAGAACCCCCAATGCTCCAGCGCTGCTGATTGCCTTAACGTTGGGGATTACGCTTGCTAGCTCTCTGTTAGGAGCGTTAGGCAGTGCCCCTTGGCTCAGTTGGATGGCAGCCCTAGTGCCCCGAACGCTGCGGGGACGCTACTTCAGCTTACGCAGCAGTGCCGCCAATTTAACGAATTTAATTTCAGTGCCCCTCCTGGGATTGATTGTGACTCAGTGGCAGGGCGGCTCTATTCAGGGCTACGGCGTGGTGCTAGTAGTAGCGATCGCCTCTGGAATTCTCAGCCTATGGTTTCAAAACTTCATGGTGGATGTCAATCCACAAAACAATTCCTATTTTCCAGTTAAAGTGCTCCCGCTTGAAGTCAACCCATCAAGCTCCGAAGATCCACTTCACCCTGCTTTAGTTAGCCCCTCTCAGCCCCAACTCACTCCCGCTTTTTGGCAAGACGGCAACTTCCTCAAGTTTTTACTTTATTTTCACCTGTGGACATTTTCAGTAAGTTTAAGCTCTCCATTTTTTAATGTTTATATGCTGAACGAGTTAAAGGTAGATATCAACCATGTCACACTTTATAGTAGCCTGGCGGCAGGGGCAAACCTGCTGGTGCTGCTAGTGTGTGGACAGTTTGCTGATCGCATTGGCAATCGCCCAATTTTGCTAGGTGCAGGGATTGTATTTGCAATCTTTCCACTTTTATGGCTTAGCGCTGGTATAAATTTATGGTCTGTTTGGTTGGGGCTGCCATTGTTGCATTGCATTTCGGGAGGAACATCAGCAGCAATTGACCTTTGCTCCAATAATTTTCAACTTGACATTGCCCCCGATCGCAACCAATCGACCTACTTTGGGGTTGCTGCTGCGGTAGCTGGCATCAGCGGTGCCTTAGGTACGACTGCTGGAGGCTTTTTGGCTCAGTTCGGCTATGGTGGATTTTTAGGACTCTTTGTGCTTTCAAGTGTTTTGCGGCTAGGCGCTTTGTTACCTCTGGTTTTTGTCCATGAACGTCAAGCTGTGTAA
- a CDS encoding tRNA-dihydrouridine synthase family protein, protein MPLSDRLPLALVPGLALTALAPMQDVTDLFFMNVIAGYGSPDYFFTEYFRVHESSTPDKKILRSITENTTDRPIFAQLIGESIPDLVRIAQELSRYPVAGIDLNMGCPAPRIYRKNVGGGLLRDLEKVNRILGELRESVSGLLTIKMRIGFENTANFDALLDLINRHNIDLLSLHGRTVKEMYHGAVHYDLIAHAVQRINCPVLANGNVTSAHAAAAILAETGAAGVMIGRSAIRNPWIFQQVRQHLSGQPITKVTLADVRSYIDRLSNTANALTVPNRAQVSYMKMYLNYIAQSVDAAGGFLREMRLAQTDADLYAVCDRYLLGTPDQEFSLEPYPGLVARPSCEAIPKLASQSLVTQ, encoded by the coding sequence ATGCCACTGTCCGATCGCTTACCTTTAGCCTTAGTTCCCGGACTGGCATTAACCGCACTTGCGCCCATGCAAGACGTGACTGATTTATTTTTCATGAATGTGATCGCGGGCTATGGCAGTCCCGATTATTTCTTTACTGAGTACTTTCGCGTTCATGAGAGTTCGACACCCGATAAGAAGATCCTGCGCTCCATTACCGAGAACACGACCGATCGCCCAATTTTTGCCCAACTCATTGGAGAAAGTATCCCCGACCTGGTTCGTATTGCTCAAGAACTGAGCCGCTATCCTGTGGCAGGCATTGACTTAAATATGGGCTGTCCTGCTCCCCGAATTTATCGCAAAAATGTTGGTGGAGGACTGCTGCGAGATCTTGAAAAAGTTAACCGAATTTTAGGTGAGTTACGAGAATCAGTATCAGGTTTGTTAACGATTAAGATGCGAATTGGTTTTGAAAATACTGCTAACTTTGACGCACTTCTTGACCTGATTAACCGACACAATATTGATTTACTCAGCTTGCACGGTCGAACCGTTAAGGAAATGTATCATGGCGCTGTTCATTATGATTTGATTGCCCACGCCGTGCAGCGGATAAATTGTCCGGTTCTTGCTAATGGAAATGTGACATCAGCCCATGCCGCAGCCGCTATTTTAGCTGAAACTGGAGCCGCTGGAGTGATGATTGGGCGATCGGCAATTCGCAACCCGTGGATCTTTCAGCAAGTTCGCCAACATCTGAGCGGTCAGCCCATCACTAAAGTCACGCTGGCAGATGTTCGCAGTTATATCGATCGCCTCTCGAACACAGCAAATGCCCTGACAGTTCCAAACCGGGCACAAGTTAGCTACATGAAAATGTATCTTAATTACATTGCTCAAAGTGTGGATGCAGCAGGGGGTTTTCTCCGAGAGATGCGGCTGGCTCAAACGGACGCAGACTTGTATGCCGTTTGCGATCGCTACTTGCTCGGCACTCCTGATCAAGAATTTTCGTTAGAACCCTACCCTGGTCTAGTGGCTCGCCCCAGTTGCGAAGCAATTCCTAAATTAGCAAGCCAGTCACTCGTCACTCAGTAG
- a CDS encoding radical SAM protein — MPDRVLFTPDALEEAWGQKILTRVQSFNLPVEELPRNRLTGLRGETEQETYAIAKRTLAVVTAPPSSFKLSPIPPSADWQFHLAEGCPAHCQYCYLAGSLQGPPVIRAFANLPQTLQNLAAYERLDSTTSFEVSCYTDPLGIEHLLGSLAECIRYFGTRENGHLRWVSKFDAVDELLDLPHNGHTRCRFSVNAAPISNRLEGGTASVANRIQALRKLALPSERGGGGYPVGLVIAPIMAIEDWEDYYDQLFDDLSNALDFDVDLTFELISHRFTPGSKNVLQAWYPNSKLEMDESNRVIKRNKFGGVKYVYDGDTMKMMRKFFEQQIQKRFPQAKILYWT; from the coding sequence ATGCCCGATCGCGTTCTATTCACTCCAGATGCACTGGAAGAGGCTTGGGGGCAAAAGATTCTGACACGAGTGCAATCTTTCAATTTGCCTGTTGAGGAACTGCCACGTAACCGCCTGACTGGGTTACGTGGAGAGACAGAGCAAGAAACCTATGCGATCGCTAAACGTACCTTAGCGGTTGTGACTGCACCTCCTAGCAGCTTTAAGCTGAGTCCGATTCCCCCTTCCGCCGATTGGCAGTTTCACTTAGCTGAAGGATGTCCGGCTCATTGTCAATATTGTTATCTGGCTGGAAGTCTGCAAGGACCCCCAGTGATTCGAGCATTTGCTAACTTGCCCCAGACCTTACAAAACTTGGCAGCTTATGAACGCTTAGATAGCACTACTAGTTTTGAAGTAAGTTGCTACACAGATCCGTTGGGTATTGAGCATTTATTGGGCAGTTTGGCAGAATGCATTCGCTACTTTGGTACCCGTGAGAACGGACACTTACGCTGGGTTTCTAAGTTTGATGCGGTTGACGAATTACTAGATCTACCCCATAACGGACATACTCGTTGTCGCTTTAGTGTGAATGCTGCACCGATCAGCAATCGACTAGAAGGGGGAACAGCTTCTGTTGCTAATCGGATTCAGGCATTACGTAAGTTGGCATTGCCCTCTGAACGGGGTGGCGGCGGTTATCCCGTAGGTTTAGTGATTGCGCCCATTATGGCGATCGAGGATTGGGAAGATTACTATGATCAGTTGTTCGATGACCTGAGCAATGCTTTAGACTTTGATGTCGATTTAACGTTTGAGCTAATTTCTCACCGTTTTACCCCTGGCTCAAAAAACGTTTTACAGGCTTGGTACCCTAACAGCAAGCTAGAAATGGATGAGTCAAACCGAGTGATAAAACGTAATAAGTTTGGTGGTGTGAAATATGTCTATGATGGCGACACCATGAAAATGATGCGAAAGTTCTTTGAGCAACAAATTCAAAAACGTTTCCCGCAAGCTAAGATCTTGTACTGGACTTAA
- a CDS encoding EAL domain-containing protein, with translation MASSPELIGYQVLDKIYDGSRTLVYRAIRVTDDTKVVVKLLKNVYPNSSELIHFRNQYNLTQSLKSPGIIQSYCLEHCQNGFALVMEDFGGISLADYAKSTPLPLRQFFPIALQIVQTLEVLCQERLIHKDIKPQNILINPHTLEVKLTDFSIASLLPKEVQELHTVNVLEGTLAYMSPEQTGRMNRGIDYRTDFYSLGVTFYELLTGRLPFRSQDPLELVHAHISQHPPSPTQIIPTLPLAISHLIFKLMAKAAEDRYQTCQELQADLEHCRQQWETLGDIPIFKLGRQDCYDRFAMPKKLYGRENEVKMLLSTFEEILLGSSQLVLVSGAAGVGKTAVVQEIHKPVVQRRGYFIQGKFDQCKRNVPFLGIVQALRQLMTQLLTESEEVVQAWRSQLVAMLGEKGRMLTQVLPELEQIIGVQPMMPELLPDAAQKQFNLLFNQFIRVFTSGDRPLVIFLDDLQWADPASLNLLKHLVCDVATHKLLLIGAYQDEVEAQNLSSFISEINHDINRTGSVSSVYLAPLTQSDITDLIADLLSCSQERVQPLAKLVYQKARGNPFLSRHLLKSFHQDGLIYYRDGWECDISQIQTLTVTDDVVELMISQLCELAAPTQQVLQLAACMGDRFNLKTLAIVYKKSEAETAVDLSQAVQEGFVLPQNASYRFQPLMSSPDLAPAAPATAYQFLDDRIQQTAYALISGEHQRLTHLEIGRLLLQNIPSTDWEEYLFEIVNSLNQGTSLMAEDEQANLASLNLRAGQKAKAATAYTEAMEYLTTGISLLTSDSWQADYCLTLALYKEGIEAAFLKGQWDELEQWSATALSHGKTQLDTIRIYEIKMLVLIGQNRLLDAIALGLSILKTLGIEFPQNPQPEQVAAELSQMLARFADRSISDLANLPVMTNPNALAAMDILCQLSTAAFKATPNLSTLVVLKQVELSIEHGNTGVSGLGYAGYGLILCTVQGDIESGYQFGQLAITLVSTLNSPELKGKVLLTVNNFIRPWKEPVQTTLPALREAHSSALEAGDLEFAAYSGLVYSFHAYLTGKELVGVAQDMATYGQMMKQTHQNQALFLHIPYWQAVLSWLGRATGPCCLTGETGEDSDLLTLSLAANNREAVFYFYLNKMVLCYGFADYEQAAIMADAAEPYIAGSLPVVIFYFYDSLIKLAVRTPETEQEILERVAANQDKLRRWADYAPTNHLHKWELVEAERCRVLGQVLEAIDGYDRAIARAQEHQYPQEAALANELAARFYLLRNQPKIAQAYLFDAYYGYARWGATAKVKQLEQQYALLLVPILQRVPENIPASLHQSVQRTVTSTSSGVSAALDLATILKATQAISGEMELDQLLRLLMHIVAENAGAERGVLLLKQQEQWHAVVTYLEGLAHRLPDIALEQIDVLPQTVMQWVKRTQKPVIVKHSDGDMTFAADPYLMQQQPKSFLALPIFKQGSITAILYLENRTLADAFTSDRLEVLKLICAQAAISIESAKLYRDAQNYAHQLECSQEKLIFDALHDSLTGLPNRHWFIQKLAGVIEQMTDDPSFQYAVLFLDLDLFKVVNDSLGHLVGDQLLKQVAERVQTCLCHDNAIARFGGDEFAILLENISNANAPVALARLIETQLMEPFEINNHEMVVSASIGITLSSIGYQNPEEILRDVDTALYRAKAQGRGCYALFDPTMQTSAVERLQLENDLRRAIEALSRKSHSGQTELQLNYQPIISLVTGYLSGFEALVRWQHPKQGWISPVKFIPVAEETGLIHALGWWVLRTACHQLSQWQRQFPHAESLVMNVNISTLQLRQHDLVEQIQALLTTTQIPPTSLKLEITESSILQTFSSQAAQLKELKDLGIRLCIDDFGTGYSSLSRLHEFPVDTLKIDRAFVNRIDGNAGGAEIVQTIIGLAASLGMDAVAEGVETFVQLERLRALHCELGQGFFFSKPIDAQAAAKLVQQAKTISWIQPTPQG, from the coding sequence ATGGCTTCTTCTCCTGAGCTAATTGGCTACCAAGTTCTAGACAAAATTTATGATGGCTCCAGGACGTTGGTTTATCGAGCAATACGAGTAACAGATGATACCAAAGTTGTTGTCAAGCTACTGAAAAATGTGTACCCTAATTCTTCAGAACTGATTCATTTTCGCAATCAATATAACTTGACTCAAAGCCTCAAAAGCCCAGGTATTATCCAATCCTACTGCTTGGAACATTGTCAGAATGGGTTTGCATTAGTAATGGAAGATTTTGGAGGAATTTCACTAGCTGACTACGCCAAATCAACGCCTTTGCCCCTTCGCCAATTTTTTCCGATCGCCCTTCAAATTGTACAAACACTAGAGGTTCTCTGCCAAGAACGTTTAATTCACAAAGACATCAAGCCTCAAAATATCTTAATCAACCCCCATACCCTAGAAGTCAAGCTTACTGATTTTAGCATTGCCTCTTTGTTGCCTAAAGAAGTTCAAGAACTTCACACCGTCAATGTTTTAGAGGGAACCTTGGCATACATGTCTCCTGAACAAACTGGACGGATGAACCGGGGCATAGACTACCGCACAGATTTCTACTCTCTAGGTGTGACTTTCTACGAGTTGCTGACAGGACGGCTGCCCTTTCGATCTCAAGACCCCTTAGAACTCGTTCATGCCCACATCTCGCAGCATCCACCCTCGCCCACGCAAATTATCCCGACGCTGCCCCTAGCCATTAGCCATTTAATCTTCAAGCTCATGGCTAAAGCCGCAGAAGACCGCTACCAAACCTGCCAAGAGCTACAAGCCGATTTGGAGCATTGTCGGCAGCAGTGGGAGACGTTGGGAGATATTCCTATTTTTAAGTTAGGACGGCAAGATTGCTACGATCGCTTTGCCATGCCTAAAAAGCTGTATGGCAGAGAAAACGAGGTTAAGATGCTGCTCAGCACCTTTGAGGAAATTTTGCTGGGTAGCAGTCAATTAGTTCTGGTTTCAGGTGCTGCTGGTGTCGGCAAAACTGCTGTGGTTCAAGAAATTCATAAGCCTGTTGTTCAGCGACGCGGCTATTTTATTCAAGGTAAGTTTGATCAGTGTAAGCGTAATGTTCCATTTTTAGGCATTGTGCAAGCATTACGTCAACTTATGACGCAATTGCTGACAGAGAGCGAAGAAGTCGTCCAGGCGTGGCGATCGCAGTTAGTTGCCATGCTCGGTGAAAAGGGTCGTATGTTAACTCAGGTTTTACCCGAGTTAGAGCAGATAATTGGCGTTCAACCCATGATGCCTGAGCTACTACCCGATGCAGCCCAAAAACAGTTCAATTTGCTGTTTAATCAGTTTATTCGGGTGTTTACAAGTGGCGATCGCCCCCTTGTTATTTTTCTTGATGATTTGCAATGGGCAGACCCTGCTTCGCTTAATCTTTTAAAGCATTTAGTCTGCGATGTTGCAACCCATAAACTATTGTTAATCGGTGCCTACCAAGATGAAGTAGAAGCACAGAATCTTTCATCATTTATCAGTGAGATTAATCACGATATCAACCGGACTGGTAGTGTTTCCTCCGTCTATCTTGCACCTTTAACCCAATCTGACATTACTGATCTCATTGCAGACTTACTAAGCTGTTCTCAGGAGCGGGTTCAACCTTTGGCAAAGTTGGTCTATCAAAAAGCTCGGGGCAATCCTTTTCTAAGTCGTCATCTGTTAAAATCTTTTCACCAAGATGGCTTAATTTACTATCGGGATGGCTGGGAATGTGACATTAGTCAAATTCAAACTTTGACCGTAACCGATGATGTCGTCGAACTGATGATATCTCAGTTGTGTGAGTTGGCAGCCCCTACACAGCAAGTGCTACAACTCGCTGCTTGCATGGGCGATCGCTTTAATCTCAAAACTTTAGCCATTGTCTATAAAAAATCCGAAGCTGAAACCGCCGTCGATCTCAGCCAGGCGGTTCAGGAAGGTTTCGTGTTGCCTCAAAATGCCAGCTACCGGTTTCAGCCATTAATGTCCTCACCTGATCTAGCGCCAGCAGCCCCAGCGACTGCTTACCAATTTCTTGACGATCGCATTCAGCAAACCGCTTATGCGCTCATCTCCGGCGAGCATCAGCGTTTGACCCACCTTGAAATTGGTCGATTGCTGTTACAAAATATTCCTTCAACAGACTGGGAAGAGTACCTCTTTGAAATTGTTAATTCTCTTAACCAAGGCACGTCGCTCATGGCAGAAGATGAGCAAGCAAATTTAGCCAGTTTAAACTTAAGGGCAGGGCAAAAAGCAAAGGCTGCAACAGCTTATACGGAAGCAATGGAGTACTTAACAACAGGCATTAGTCTACTCACTTCTGACAGTTGGCAAGCGGATTATTGTCTCACTTTGGCACTGTACAAAGAAGGAATTGAAGCAGCATTTCTAAAGGGGCAGTGGGACGAGCTAGAGCAGTGGTCGGCAACAGCACTTAGTCACGGCAAAACCCAGCTTGACACCATCAGGATCTACGAGATCAAGATGTTGGTGCTGATTGGACAGAATCGGCTTCTAGATGCGATCGCTCTGGGTTTATCAATTCTCAAGACTTTAGGAATTGAATTTCCTCAAAACCCTCAACCTGAACAGGTAGCAGCAGAGCTATCACAAATGCTGGCTCGTTTCGCTGATCGATCGATCAGCGACTTGGCAAACCTGCCTGTCATGACCAACCCCAATGCATTAGCAGCGATGGATATCCTATGCCAGCTAAGCACAGCCGCCTTTAAAGCAACACCGAACTTATCGACGCTGGTTGTCTTAAAGCAAGTCGAACTTTCTATTGAACACGGCAATACGGGTGTTTCGGGGTTGGGTTACGCCGGATATGGGTTAATTCTTTGCACCGTTCAAGGCGACATCGAATCAGGATATCAATTTGGGCAGTTAGCAATCACCCTGGTTTCAACGTTGAACAGCCCAGAGCTTAAAGGCAAAGTTCTGTTGACGGTCAATAATTTCATTCGCCCCTGGAAAGAACCCGTACAGACCACTCTGCCTGCCCTACGAGAAGCCCACTCTAGCGCCTTAGAGGCAGGAGATTTAGAGTTTGCCGCCTATTCAGGATTGGTTTACAGTTTCCATGCTTACCTCACTGGAAAGGAATTAGTCGGGGTCGCCCAAGATATGGCAACCTATGGGCAAATGATGAAACAGACCCATCAAAATCAGGCGCTTTTTCTTCATATTCCTTACTGGCAAGCAGTGCTCAGCTGGCTCGGCAGAGCTACTGGCCCCTGCTGTTTAACAGGAGAGACAGGTGAGGACTCTGACCTGTTGACCTTAAGCTTGGCAGCCAATAATCGTGAGGCGGTGTTTTACTTCTATCTCAACAAAATGGTCTTGTGCTACGGGTTTGCAGACTACGAACAAGCTGCAATTATGGCGGATGCTGCCGAGCCTTACATTGCAGGCAGCTTACCCGTTGTCATCTTCTATTTTTATGACTCTCTGATTAAACTTGCGGTGCGGACTCCTGAAACTGAACAGGAAATTTTGGAAAGAGTTGCTGCTAATCAAGATAAATTAAGGCGCTGGGCAGATTATGCGCCAACCAACCATTTGCACAAGTGGGAGTTAGTTGAGGCAGAGCGCTGTCGAGTTCTGGGACAGGTTTTAGAGGCGATCGATGGTTATGATCGGGCGATCGCCCGCGCCCAAGAGCACCAGTATCCTCAAGAAGCCGCTCTTGCCAATGAACTTGCTGCCAGGTTTTACTTGTTGCGGAACCAGCCTAAAATTGCTCAAGCTTATTTATTCGATGCCTACTATGGCTATGCCCGCTGGGGAGCAACTGCCAAAGTTAAGCAGCTAGAGCAACAGTATGCGCTATTACTGGTGCCGATTCTTCAAAGAGTTCCAGAAAACATCCCTGCATCCCTGCATCAATCAGTTCAACGTACCGTTACTTCTACCAGTTCTGGTGTTTCTGCGGCGCTAGATTTGGCAACGATCCTGAAGGCAACTCAAGCCATTTCGGGGGAAATGGAGTTGGATCAATTATTGCGGCTGCTAATGCATATTGTGGCAGAAAACGCAGGCGCAGAACGGGGCGTTCTTCTGCTAAAGCAGCAGGAGCAATGGCACGCAGTTGTCACTTATTTGGAGGGTTTGGCCCATCGCTTGCCCGATATTGCTCTAGAACAAATTGATGTGTTGCCCCAGACTGTGATGCAATGGGTCAAGCGAACTCAGAAACCTGTGATTGTTAAGCACAGCGACGGCGATATGACCTTTGCTGCGGATCCTTACCTGATGCAACAACAGCCCAAGAGTTTCCTGGCATTGCCTATTTTTAAGCAGGGCAGCATCACCGCTATTCTTTATCTAGAAAACCGCACTTTGGCAGATGCATTTACAAGCGATCGCCTAGAAGTACTCAAGCTCATTTGCGCCCAAGCTGCTATTTCAATTGAAAGCGCCAAGCTCTACCGCGATGCCCAAAATTATGCCCATCAATTAGAGTGTTCACAAGAGAAGCTAATTTTTGATGCACTGCATGATTCATTAACAGGTTTACCCAACCGCCATTGGTTCATTCAAAAACTCGCAGGTGTCATTGAGCAAATGACTGATGATCCATCGTTTCAATATGCGGTACTGTTTCTCGATCTCGATCTGTTTAAAGTGGTTAACGATAGCTTAGGACATTTAGTAGGTGATCAGCTATTGAAGCAAGTGGCTGAGCGCGTCCAGACCTGCTTATGTCACGATAATGCGATCGCCCGGTTTGGGGGCGATGAATTTGCGATTTTGCTAGAAAATATCTCTAATGCCAATGCTCCTGTTGCGTTAGCGCGTCTGATTGAAACCCAACTGATGGAGCCATTCGAGATTAATAACCACGAAATGGTGGTCAGCGCCAGTATTGGCATTACTCTAAGCTCTATTGGCTACCAAAACCCTGAAGAGATCCTACGAGATGTGGATACAGCACTTTACCGAGCTAAGGCACAGGGACGAGGCTGTTACGCCCTCTTTGATCCAACGATGCAAACGAGCGCCGTTGAGCGGTTGCAGCTAGAGAATGATCTACGACGGGCGATCGAAGCCCTATCTCGTAAGTCTCATAGCGGGCAGACTGAATTGCAGCTTAACTATCAGCCCATTATTTCCTTAGTCACTGGTTATTTGAGTGGCTTTGAGGCACTAGTGCGCTGGCAACACCCGAAGCAGGGCTGGATCTCGCCAGTTAAATTTATCCCTGTTGCTGAAGAGACTGGGTTAATTCATGCGTTGGGCTGGTGGGTTTTGCGAACTGCCTGTCATCAGTTGAGTCAATGGCAGCGGCAGTTTCCCCATGCCGAGTCGCTGGTGATGAATGTCAATATTTCTACGCTGCAACTGCGACAGCATGATTTAGTAGAACAAATTCAGGCGCTTTTAACCACCACTCAAATACCGCCTACGTCTCTAAAACTGGAGATTACCGAAAGCTCTATTCTTCAAACCTTCTCGAGTCAGGCGGCTCAACTGAAAGAACTTAAAGACTTGGGCATTCGTCTATGCATTGATGACTTTGGGACGGGCTATTCTTCTTTAAGCCGACTTCACGAGTTCCCGGTCGATACTTTGAAGATCGATCGCGCCTTTGTGAATCGTATTGATGGCAATGCGGGTGGAGCCGAGATTGTTCAAACCATCATTGGGCTTGCGGCTAGCTTAGGCATGGATGCGGTTGCTGAAGGGGTGGAAACGTTTGTTCAGCTTGAGCGCCTGCGGGCGCTGCATTGCGAACTAGGGCAAGGATTTTTCTTCTCTAAACCAATAGATGCTCAAGCGGCAGCTAAGCTAGTGCAGCAGGCGAAAACAATCTCTTGGATACAACCCACTCCTCAAGGTTAA
- a CDS encoding DUF423 domain-containing protein, producing MVKIFLAIAALLAGSSVALGAFASHGLEDKLTERALEIFETATRYQMYHALALGLVAVLLIQGELMQGVMAQPWLNAAGYAFIVGVIFFSGSLYALSFSGIKVLGAITPIGGVALMVGWGCLAIAAFSFK from the coding sequence ATGGTTAAAATATTTTTGGCGATCGCCGCTCTCTTAGCGGGCTCATCGGTTGCTCTAGGGGCTTTTGCGTCTCATGGGCTAGAAGATAAACTCACCGAACGGGCTTTAGAAATCTTTGAAACTGCCACCCGCTACCAGATGTATCACGCCTTAGCGTTGGGATTGGTGGCTGTTTTGTTAATTCAAGGTGAATTAATGCAAGGCGTGATGGCGCAACCCTGGCTAAACGCTGCGGGCTACGCTTTTATTGTTGGGGTGATCTTTTTTTCAGGAAGTCTTTACGCCTTGAGCTTTTCAGGGATTAAAGTATTAGGAGCGATTACTCCTATTGGTGGCGTGGCATTGATGGTAGGCTGGGGATGCTTAGCGATCGCGGCATTCAGCTTCAAATAA